The proteins below are encoded in one region of Ornithinimicrobium avium:
- the istB gene encoding IS21-like element helper ATPase IstB, whose product MSTTAAHEASTLAGPVDPVGVDLTRTLKALKLGQMTQTLPERLVLARARKMGHAAFLQLILDDEITRRESRSAMLRAAKAGLDPSMRLQSWDELEDLTYDRAMLSDLTTLAFTEAGNNVLLLGPVGVGKTHLATALGHIAIRRRLSVHAARADKLFTRLRAARLDNTLEAELRKLARVDVLILDDFALRALDATQTNDFYELVVERHRRASTIVTSNREPSEWLTMTSDALLAQSAIDRLTSGAHTLVIEGPSYRQRDTHRRGTLDTKEQDQ is encoded by the coding sequence ATGAGCACCACCGCCGCGCACGAGGCCAGCACCCTGGCCGGGCCCGTCGACCCGGTCGGGGTCGACCTGACGCGCACCCTCAAAGCCCTCAAGCTTGGGCAGATGACCCAGACCCTGCCCGAACGGCTCGTCCTTGCCCGAGCGCGCAAGATGGGCCACGCCGCGTTCCTGCAGCTCATCCTCGACGACGAGATCACCCGCAGGGAGTCCCGCTCGGCGATGCTGCGCGCCGCGAAGGCAGGCCTGGACCCCTCCATGCGGCTCCAGTCCTGGGACGAGCTGGAGGACCTGACCTACGACCGGGCCATGCTGTCCGACCTGACCACCCTGGCCTTCACCGAGGCCGGCAACAACGTCCTGCTCCTCGGTCCCGTCGGCGTGGGGAAGACACACCTGGCGACCGCGCTGGGCCACATCGCGATCCGGCGCCGCCTGAGCGTGCACGCCGCCCGGGCGGACAAGCTGTTCACCCGGCTACGCGCCGCTCGCCTGGACAACACCCTGGAGGCCGAGCTCCGCAAGCTCGCCCGCGTCGACGTCCTCATCCTCGATGACTTCGCGCTCCGAGCCCTGGACGCCACCCAGACCAACGACTTCTACGAGCTCGTCGTCGAACGGCACCGCCGCGCCAGCACGATCGTGACCTCCAATAGGGAGCCCTCCGAATGGCTGACCATGACCAGCGACGCGCTGCTGGCCCAGTCCGCCATCGACAGGCTCACCTCCGGAGCGCACACCCTCGTCATCGAGGGCCCCTCCTACCGCCAACGCGACACCCACCGGCGCGGCACCCTTGACACCAAGGAGCAGGACCAGTGA
- the istA gene encoding IS21 family transposase: protein MGFREVSVIEVREVLRGWLEGAGLRTVAERAGVDRKTARRYVQAAQEAGLERSAGWAAVDDALVGAVVEAVRPARPNGHGASWEVLLAHEEAITAWVKGEGKDARALSIVKIEELLARQGVVVPYRTLHRFATQRCGYRTKETTVRVDDGEPGVELQVDFGHMGYLVDPSDGRRRKVHALIFTAVVSRHVFVWLTYSQTLTAVIAGCEAAWAFFGGVFKVLIPDNLKPVVTDADAVNPRLSTGWLDYAQHAGFVTDPARVRSPKDKPRVERAVQYVRGNFWAGEDFTDLADAQAHAQAWCAGRAGMRIHGTIQARPLEVFARLEAGCLLPVPAHYDQPVLTRVKVHRDYHVEVAKALYSVPEAHLGQYLDARADSELVKLYTSGPGGGRLVKTHPRQAPGRRSTDRADLPEHKAGYAMRDLAALIGACTGHGPSIGIYAERLLQVPLPWTRMRAVYRLLGLVRRYGPEAVEAACSRSLDLDVVSVTKIAAMLERATEHTAPVLPAAAGGPTGRFARDPAEYAGAGPARLTLLPGGAAATTKPEGEHS from the coding sequence ATGGGATTCAGGGAGGTCAGCGTGATCGAGGTCAGAGAAGTGCTGCGCGGGTGGCTCGAGGGAGCCGGGCTGCGCACCGTGGCCGAGCGGGCCGGGGTCGACCGCAAGACCGCGCGCCGGTACGTGCAGGCCGCCCAGGAGGCCGGGCTGGAGCGCTCGGCCGGGTGGGCCGCGGTCGACGACGCGCTCGTCGGCGCGGTCGTGGAGGCGGTGCGCCCGGCACGACCGAACGGGCACGGCGCCTCCTGGGAGGTGCTGCTCGCCCACGAGGAGGCCATCACCGCCTGGGTCAAGGGCGAGGGCAAGGACGCCAGGGCGCTGTCGATCGTGAAGATCGAGGAGCTCCTGGCCCGGCAGGGCGTCGTGGTGCCCTACCGGACGCTGCACCGGTTCGCCACACAGCGGTGCGGCTACCGGACCAAGGAGACCACGGTCCGCGTGGACGACGGCGAGCCGGGCGTGGAGCTGCAGGTCGACTTCGGCCACATGGGCTACCTGGTCGACCCGAGCGACGGGCGACGCCGCAAGGTCCACGCGTTGATCTTCACCGCCGTGGTCTCCCGGCACGTGTTCGTCTGGCTGACGTACTCCCAGACCCTGACCGCGGTCATCGCGGGTTGCGAGGCCGCGTGGGCCTTCTTCGGCGGCGTGTTCAAGGTCCTCATCCCGGACAACCTCAAGCCGGTCGTGACCGACGCCGACGCGGTCAACCCGCGCCTGTCCACCGGGTGGCTGGACTACGCCCAGCACGCCGGGTTCGTCACCGACCCCGCCCGGGTCCGCTCCCCCAAGGACAAGCCCAGGGTAGAACGGGCGGTCCAGTACGTGCGCGGCAACTTCTGGGCCGGGGAGGACTTCACCGACCTGGCCGATGCCCAGGCCCACGCCCAGGCGTGGTGCGCAGGGCGGGCCGGGATGCGGATCCACGGCACGATCCAGGCCCGCCCCCTGGAGGTGTTCGCCCGCCTCGAGGCCGGCTGCCTGCTGCCCGTGCCGGCACACTACGACCAGCCCGTCCTCACCCGGGTCAAGGTCCACCGCGACTACCACGTCGAGGTCGCCAAGGCGCTGTACTCGGTGCCCGAGGCCCACCTGGGCCAGTACCTGGACGCCCGCGCCGACAGTGAGCTCGTCAAGCTCTACACCAGCGGGCCCGGCGGCGGGCGCCTGGTCAAGACCCACCCCCGGCAGGCACCCGGGCGACGGTCCACCGACAGGGCCGACCTGCCCGAGCACAAGGCCGGGTACGCCATGCGGGACCTGGCCGCCCTGATCGGCGCCTGCACCGGACACGGGCCCAGCATCGGCATCTACGCCGAGCGGCTGCTGCAGGTCCCGCTGCCCTGGACCAGGATGCGCGCGGTGTACCGCCTCCTGGGCCTGGTCCGCCGCTACGGGCCCGAGGCGGTCGAGGCCGCGTGCTCACGCTCCCTGGACCTGGACGTGGTCTCCGTGACCAAGATCGCCGCCATGCTCGAGCGCGCCACCGAGCACACCGCACCGGTGCTGCCCGCCGCGGCAGGCGGCCCCACAGGAAGGTTCGCCCGCGACCCGGCCGAGTACGCCGGCGCCGGGCCCGCCCGGCTCACCCTCCTCCCCGGCGGCGCAGCCGCCACCACCAAGCCCGAAGGAGAGCACTCATGA
- a CDS encoding GNAT family N-acetyltransferase: MSDALEIPVLTGPGVSLRPHTMDDLGPVLERCIDPETVRWTTVPTPYSKEMAKEYLAEMIEPSPDRVSWAIEKDGAYAGTIDLRSGGGEGKHASGDVGYVTHPRTRGRGAMTGAVALALDHAFGSLGWELLVWQANVGNVASYKPMWRNGFPLPLAVPALLNHRGVMRDGWHSVLEPGMARVPAQTWNEAHAALLVDVEMARRPG, translated from the coding sequence ATGTCCGACGCACTCGAGATCCCCGTCCTGACCGGTCCCGGTGTGTCCCTTCGACCGCACACGATGGACGACCTCGGGCCAGTCCTTGAGCGGTGTATCGATCCCGAGACTGTCCGTTGGACCACGGTGCCGACGCCCTACTCGAAGGAGATGGCAAAGGAGTACCTCGCGGAGATGATCGAGCCGTCGCCCGATCGTGTCTCTTGGGCGATCGAGAAGGATGGGGCGTATGCCGGCACGATCGATCTACGCTCCGGAGGGGGCGAGGGAAAGCATGCCTCGGGGGATGTTGGCTACGTTACCCACCCACGGACCCGTGGCCGGGGCGCCATGACCGGGGCTGTGGCGCTAGCGCTTGACCATGCCTTCGGCTCGCTCGGCTGGGAGCTGCTGGTCTGGCAAGCGAACGTGGGGAACGTCGCAAGCTACAAGCCAATGTGGCGAAACGGATTTCCCCTGCCGCTCGCCGTCCCGGCGCTGCTGAACCACCGCGGCGTGATGCGGGACGGTTGGCACTCCGTTCTGGAACCGGGGATGGCGCGAGTACCAGCGCAGACCTGGAACGAGGCGCACGCTGCGCTGCTGGTGGACGTCGAGATGGCGCGCCGTCCTGGGTAA
- a CDS encoding RNA polymerase sigma factor, giving the protein MKEIGTDQDAFEAFYREHLSFVRKYVARRVDDAHTAADLTADIFLAVIESAHRYDEAKGSAGAWLTGIARNVVADHQRKNARELRALGKVNGRALLDEASVERINQRLDAERATRQLYRTLQTLPATQRAVVELVAIDGLSLTESAAVLGITAANARTRYHRARTRLRSALPTTLSEVPS; this is encoded by the coding sequence ATGAAAGAGATCGGGACGGACCAGGATGCGTTCGAGGCGTTCTACCGCGAGCACCTGAGCTTCGTCCGGAAGTACGTCGCACGCCGTGTCGACGACGCCCATACTGCCGCTGACCTGACGGCCGACATCTTTTTGGCCGTCATCGAGTCAGCGCACCGGTACGACGAAGCCAAAGGGTCCGCGGGCGCCTGGCTGACCGGGATTGCACGCAACGTCGTGGCTGATCACCAGCGGAAGAATGCACGCGAGCTGCGTGCTCTGGGCAAGGTCAACGGACGGGCCTTGCTGGATGAAGCTTCGGTCGAACGGATCAACCAGAGGCTGGACGCCGAGCGCGCAACCCGCCAGTTGTACCGGACTCTGCAAACCTTGCCCGCCACCCAGCGCGCAGTTGTGGAACTGGTCGCCATCGACGGACTCAGCCTCACCGAGTCCGCCGCCGTCCTGGGCATCACCGCTGCGAACGCGAGAACCCGATACCACCGCGCCCGGACCCGGCTCCGCAGCGCTCTGCCGACAACACTTAGCGAGGTGCCCTCATGA
- a CDS encoding winged helix DNA-binding domain-containing protein has translation MTYETMVRQGLSSRQKTGATDAVRSVMTLQAQEPASLYLALWNRIDGFEASDLDRALADGAIVKASLFRFTLHAVAANDIPWARAAMKSRAHDAGYYDILDGIGLSTERIEGLLERLSKVIATPHSNADMERLLSELVPEAGDPARLWSALRIVGAFRNAPTADPWSFGRRPAFLPCRSAADDEPAATAELVRRYLTAFGPATIADMSQFTILKRSALREVVNSMADVVAVAGPDGAQLVDVNGGEPQPEAERATLPPRLLGMWDSVLLAYADRSRVIPDEHRPHVIRRNGDVLPTVMVEGLVRGVWRASADAIEVRPLEPLDDATLEDLNGEARNLRRFLADREPAVFSRFGKWWDRLPDGPTITIGS, from the coding sequence ATGACGTACGAAACGATGGTTCGCCAGGGGCTGTCGTCGCGCCAAAAGACCGGGGCAACCGATGCCGTGCGATCGGTGATGACACTGCAGGCTCAAGAACCGGCGTCCCTGTATCTTGCGCTCTGGAATCGCATCGATGGCTTTGAGGCGAGCGATCTTGACCGGGCGTTGGCCGACGGTGCGATCGTGAAGGCGTCGTTGTTCCGGTTCACGCTGCACGCCGTCGCCGCAAACGACATCCCATGGGCAAGGGCAGCGATGAAGAGTCGAGCACACGACGCCGGGTACTACGACATCCTTGACGGCATCGGGCTCAGTACGGAACGGATCGAAGGACTCCTCGAGCGGCTGTCGAAGGTGATCGCCACACCGCACAGCAACGCCGACATGGAGCGGCTGCTCTCCGAGCTCGTTCCTGAGGCCGGCGACCCGGCGCGACTCTGGTCGGCGTTGCGAATCGTCGGCGCCTTCCGGAACGCCCCGACAGCCGACCCCTGGTCGTTCGGTCGACGTCCGGCCTTCCTGCCATGCAGGAGTGCCGCCGATGACGAACCAGCCGCAACCGCTGAACTCGTGCGTCGCTATCTCACAGCGTTCGGCCCAGCGACCATCGCCGACATGTCGCAGTTCACCATCCTCAAGCGGTCGGCCCTCCGGGAGGTGGTGAATTCGATGGCCGATGTTGTCGCTGTCGCTGGGCCGGACGGAGCGCAGCTTGTCGATGTGAACGGTGGCGAGCCCCAACCGGAAGCCGAAAGGGCAACGCTCCCGCCGCGCCTGCTGGGGATGTGGGACAGCGTGCTGCTCGCGTATGCGGACCGCTCGCGCGTGATCCCCGACGAGCACCGCCCGCACGTCATCCGACGAAACGGCGATGTCCTCCCGACCGTGATGGTGGAGGGTCTCGTCCGAGGTGTCTGGCGGGCCTCGGCTGACGCGATCGAAGTCCGACCGCTGGAACCGCTGGACGATGCAACCCTCGAAGATCTCAACGGCGAAGCGCGGAATCTGCGACGTTTCCTTGCCGACCGAGAGCCTGCGGTGTTCTCCCGATTCGGGAAGTGGTGGGATCGTTTGCCCGACGGTCCGACGATCACGATCGGATCTTGA
- a CDS encoding transcriptional regulator, which yields MSSISVLSLHGVRVLGHATARQVGELYGLDPGDVQENLLDAEARGLARRPAYTDGSGWSMTDLGRRQGEQMLSDDLDAHGTRQNVVDGHGRFLPLNERLGPLMTRWQLRPTDDDPLVFNDHLDAGYDRAILRELDRLVAELGNVMAVLAAEVPRFGVHQPRMDAALAQAWDGDHRWVDSPEVAAVNLVWIQLHEDLLATLGITRGTEF from the coding sequence GTGTCGTCGATTTCTGTGCTGTCGCTCCACGGTGTTCGGGTACTCGGTCACGCCACAGCCCGGCAGGTCGGGGAACTGTACGGGCTTGACCCGGGGGACGTTCAGGAGAACCTTCTGGATGCGGAGGCGCGCGGTTTGGCCCGTCGCCCCGCCTATACCGACGGCAGCGGCTGGTCGATGACGGATCTGGGGCGGCGGCAGGGCGAGCAGATGTTGAGCGATGACCTCGATGCTCACGGCACACGGCAGAACGTGGTGGATGGGCACGGGCGCTTTCTGCCACTGAATGAACGTCTTGGCCCCCTCATGACGCGCTGGCAGCTCAGGCCTACAGACGATGATCCGCTCGTGTTCAACGACCACTTGGATGCCGGATACGACCGGGCGATTCTTCGCGAGCTGGACCGTCTCGTGGCCGAGCTGGGGAACGTTATGGCGGTGCTTGCCGCCGAGGTGCCCCGGTTCGGGGTTCACCAACCGCGCATGGACGCAGCCCTGGCACAAGCCTGGGATGGAGACCACCGATGGGTCGACTCACCAGAGGTGGCTGCGGTGAATCTTGTCTGGATACAGCTGCACGAGGACTTACTGGCCACCCTCGGCATCACGAGGGGGACAGAGTTCTAA
- a CDS encoding FAD-dependent oxidoreductase: protein MGRERRDPDLRCTEVFDLIVLGAGIAGHTVATSAAEAGLSVLMLEKTEEVGGSSAMSGGWFAFSGTAKQRERSVGDSDHLFMQDLLRTGDGQSDRTLLRAYLAKQQETYLWLKRHGVVFRALELSAGMSAARAHQAHMHRTLSILQEFFVAAGGAIRVRHRGLRMLQARSGKVIGVVADTPGGECSFVGRDGVVLATGGFTRAVDLLQEFVPDQLSALPHGGKGNTGDGLKIARSLGAGLADMCSVSGTYGAHPGSDDACDELVTAYYKGAIVVNQDGRRFVNESVDYKTLGRAVLAQPGEVAFQIFDSKIRAMCRESDLIKDLDSLEQKGHLQKSDTICRLAQLEGIDAAALADSVVRYNRGVATATDEFGRTHLCSGSGNLIEIDTPPFYAYRSKSVMTSTYGGLTTDSCGRVLNVHQAVMENLYAVGEITGGFHGAGYMTGTSLGKATVFGRIVAQHVVRSHFRRSL from the coding sequence TTGGGTCGAGAGAGGCGGGACCCCGATTTGCGCTGCACAGAAGTCTTCGATCTTATCGTACTCGGCGCCGGCATAGCCGGTCACACGGTTGCGACGTCGGCGGCGGAAGCTGGCTTGAGTGTGCTCATGCTGGAAAAGACTGAGGAGGTGGGCGGGTCATCTGCGATGAGCGGCGGGTGGTTTGCCTTCTCTGGTACAGCAAAGCAACGCGAACGTAGCGTCGGCGACTCAGATCACTTGTTTATGCAGGACCTTCTTCGAACGGGCGACGGTCAAAGCGACCGCACTTTGTTGAGGGCCTACCTAGCGAAGCAACAGGAGACGTATCTTTGGCTGAAGAGACACGGAGTCGTCTTTCGGGCCCTCGAGTTGAGCGCCGGGATGAGCGCGGCGCGGGCTCACCAAGCTCACATGCACCGTACGCTGAGCATTCTGCAGGAATTCTTTGTAGCCGCGGGCGGCGCCATAAGGGTGCGACACCGGGGACTGCGAATGCTGCAAGCTCGCTCGGGAAAGGTGATTGGCGTGGTGGCAGACACGCCGGGGGGCGAGTGCTCGTTCGTAGGCCGCGACGGCGTCGTTCTAGCGACCGGTGGATTCACACGGGCCGTTGATCTCCTGCAGGAGTTTGTGCCTGACCAACTATCCGCCCTTCCGCATGGCGGTAAGGGAAACACCGGGGACGGCTTGAAAATTGCGCGCTCGCTCGGAGCTGGTCTTGCGGACATGTGCTCCGTTTCGGGCACCTACGGCGCGCACCCAGGTTCTGACGACGCTTGCGATGAGTTGGTCACCGCTTATTACAAGGGCGCCATTGTAGTAAACCAGGATGGGAGGCGGTTCGTCAACGAGTCCGTCGACTACAAGACGTTGGGTCGGGCGGTGCTCGCGCAACCCGGGGAAGTGGCCTTTCAAATCTTCGATTCGAAAATACGAGCGATGTGTCGAGAAAGCGATTTGATCAAGGACCTCGATTCCCTTGAGCAGAAGGGCCACTTGCAGAAAAGTGATACGATCTGCAGACTGGCGCAATTGGAGGGTATCGATGCTGCCGCACTTGCTGATAGCGTTGTTCGATATAACCGCGGAGTCGCGACCGCGACGGACGAGTTCGGTCGTACGCATCTGTGCAGCGGTTCCGGCAATCTGATAGAGATCGACACGCCGCCCTTCTACGCTTACCGCTCGAAGTCGGTCATGACCTCAACCTACGGCGGCTTGACGACTGACAGTTGTGGCCGCGTTCTCAACGTGCACCAGGCCGTGATGGAAAATCTGTACGCAGTGGGTGAGATCACCGGGGGGTTTCACGGTGCGGGTTACATGACCGGCACCTCGCTGGGGAAAGCGACTGTATTCGGGCGGATCGTTGCTCAGCATGTTGTACGTAGTCATTTTCGCCGCAGCCTGTGA